The following DNA comes from Rosa rugosa chromosome 5, drRosRugo1.1, whole genome shotgun sequence.
TTGTTGGTGAATGGAATCGGCAGCACAAGTTCAGGCCGCTCCTGGAACATCAATGTCATACTTAAAATCCTCACTTCTGCTTCTTTACTCTCTGCATGCTCATTAGTTTCAAACATCAATGGCGGTCACTAACTAGCATTGTTAAATTTCAATACATTTTGAAGTTAATTACAAGTCAAACATTAAGTATATCTACCTCCAACATCTAGTGAAGAGAGATCAACACTCCCAAGAAGTTGCTGCTTCCATTTCCTCAAACTCTCATCATCCTTGGaagaattgatcatgtgaacaACATCaataaatgaaattgaaaactgaaaatttatcAAGTAAAAAGGCCACTTACTTTATCCTTCTCAAGCTGCTCCTTGAGAGAAAACTTAGGGCCAAGAACCAATTCTTTGTCACATTTGAATGTGGCAAGCTCATCCTCTTCATCTGGATCAACCTCATCTTTAAGCTTATCATTTTCGTCATGTTGATGTAGGCTTGGTTCACCACCTGCATCCTTGTTGCTGTTCTTATCATTCTTAAACTCCACTTCCTGCACTTGAGAACTGGAACCAACATCTTTGGTTATAGACATAGCTTCTATGGTAGCTGATATATTCaccaagagaaagaaaatgtaCGATGGTTGAAGGAAACTAAAGATGAAGAAGGCAAGACTAGGTTGGTTATGTGGCCTTTTTCCAACTTGTACTAAATTTAGAGGCTATTTGCAAGATTTGGATGCTTTACTAGTTTTCTATCTGTGTTGGTAAGAGATGGAGGTTAATAGATTGAGAAAGAGAACTATTTATGTTGGAGTGTGGAAGATATGAAGAGGTTGTGCAACAAATGGAAGCCAGTCAAGGGTATATATATGAAACAGATTTGGAATTTGGAATACTAACGGCTAAAGTTTGAGAGGTGACTAGCTTGTTAATTAAGTGAGTTAATAATTGCTAGAATCCTAGCTGACATATAAACTGTATTTCCCCTTTGGACATGATATGCAGTGAAAAGAATGATAGAATCTAGTAGTCAATTGTGTTTAACAAATAGTAGTTTACATGTCAAAGCACACTTGATTCAAGATTAAGAATTTCGGGACTATAGTCATAATCCCAACCAAAGGATGCAATAACAATGACCACCGTACCCGCGCTTCTATTGCATATCACTCATATATCATAATGTAAATGTCTCCATATACATATGAGGAAGATAACACAAGCACATAGACAAATGCCCATGATAAGAAAAACACAAATAAATGGAAGGTCCCAAACTAAAATTGAAAATATAAGGGCTTTAGTTGTAATCTCTTCATAGATGCAAACTAGTCACCATACTCTGCCGCACCAACTTTTCTCCACATATAAGGTACATAAAACTTATAAAAATTAGGAAGGTAGCACAAGCACAGACCTTGTACCCCAAGATAGCACAAACACCTacccttttctcttttcttccatCCTTGTACTAGGCAATTAACACCTCTTTTCATGGGGTAAGGGGTGGAGGAGCTTTTGTAGTAAATGTGGGTCAATCAAAGATGAAATGGCTTGTTTGTTATTCAGTAAGAAGATTCACAAAGATATAGATCCTTTACATTCTTGGTGATCCTTGGTTTCTAAATGTGGTCCATTATTAAAATTAGGTGATAGTACAATTTCAAATTCTACTTTTACAACTCAAACAAGATGAGAGAACAGTGGTGAGGGCAAATTAAATTCCAAAACTGAGTTCAAGCAAAGCTTGACTTGTGGTCAAGCACTCACTTCCACTGGGAAAAATACAAACgacaagaaattgaaaaattgagggatcaaattgaagaagaaaacaaactgTGACTTCAATGGGGACACGGGGGTTAATTCGATGTTGATAATAGAGATCAACAGAATCTACACCAAGTCGTTTCAAGCTTCCTTCACAAGCAGACCTGACATCAGCGGTATTAAGGAAGGTGACGTCGGCGTCGATGGCGTGGTGGATGAGTTTGATCATGTCCGGTTCGggctttggggggggggggggggcataaAAGACAGACATGCCCATGCAACCCAATCAGCCGAAACCTCCACGCCTTGTTACGACACAAAATCTTGAGGCGCAAAGAACCAATCAGATTGTTAAATGCTCTTTCTCTCTACTAGGGAAAACTTTAAAAAACCTTTTactccgtccggcggcgccaTCGGACGGGATACTCTCTTCGCTGTGGATGACAGCTGATTTGGTAAACCAATTCCTGGGGATAACCAATATCTGGTGTTGGGATGAGGTGGGTTGGTtgggctttgtgtggtcatttTGTCGGATCGATCTTGTGTGACATTTGATCGCTGATGATAGAAGGAAGATGGCTACACGGATTGCTCATGCTAGTGTGATTGCAGGTGATGGGCGGCCTCGGTCAAGCCTGGGTGGGCAAGATTGTGAGCATTCAATCTGCCTGCGTGGTAATGATGAGACAACTGTGTCGTTATAGGGTTCGAAAATTGTGGATAAGGGTGGTGGTGTGACGACAACCGGGAAGCGTTGGCGGCGAAGCACCTGGTTCATGTCGATGATGGCGATTAGGTAGAGGCTAGGCTGGGCCTTCCTCTTGGGCTGGTGTATGTTCTTTGCTTCAGATCTAGGGTATTGGGCCTGGATATAGTGGactatgttttttgttttgtcaatttatgttttattttgctGTTATTTTTTAGTAGCATATGGCTTGATGCAATTAATAAGGCACTATTAGTGTTCGGTACGACGAGGAGAGCTTTGTGCCAGTCtatgcaccttgtgtgccttgtctcCTCTAGATAGGAAGCGATTTTCTTGCTTTGTCAATGTCGCTGATACGCTaagagcaagcgcataatttaaccctgaaaatatcgttagtagtataagcaaatagggatcgttctattccggggattgagggtacacctgtcattgtcaaacaattaaacaattaaaattaaaacaaagtataatattcacacatatatacactatttacgaaaaaggggggatatttttgattttggttttcgaaaaataaactaagttaagaaaataattaaaatgcaaaaacataaaaatacgaatggaatgagagaacaaagattaaaaccaaaactatgattaaaatcgattcaatttctaacattgttcatcaaagtcatgcaagaggagttgatcatgtgaaacgttaaaagcaaacaatttcccatattttacttttcaatgctaattaatctaagtgaaagcacaaagactaatcctatcaaacatgcattcaagccctagaaagctagtcaatcatcacatgttcaacgcaataaacacctagaaaggctatcaactcaagtgtgcaacttagtatgaaaaagtccacctaattgcaattctctttgattaaatccgatttttgcacaaaa
Coding sequences within:
- the LOC133710782 gene encoding rho GDP-dissociation inhibitor 1-like, translating into MSITKDVGSSSQVQEVEFKNDKNSNKDAGGEPSLHQHDENDKLKDEVDPDEEDELATFKCDKELVLGPKFSLKEQLEKDKDDESLRKWKQQLLGSVDLSSLDVGESKEAEVRILSMTLMFQERPELVLPIPFTNKPKSNLFTLKGGSKFRTKFTFTVSKNIVSGLMFTASIWKTGVKVHSSKRMLGTFSPRPDPYTYETEEDTTPSGMLARGKYFVRIKFLDDHGKCYLDASYYFEIQKN